A genomic region of Microlunatus sagamiharensis contains the following coding sequences:
- a CDS encoding alpha-L-arabinofuranosidase C-terminal domain-containing protein, with translation MTDPGTAAATAATVDVGLAGPGEAYSRDVFGHFVEHFHRQVYGGIFEPDSPLSDARGFRLDVVEALRELRPSVVRWPGGCFVSSYHWLDGVGPARRPAYDLAWRVTDPNTFGTAEFVDWCRAIGAEPYICTNAGTGTAEEMSDWVQYCNLPAGRGHWADLRAEHGSVEPFDVRFWSIGNENYGDWEMGAKTASEWASLVRESAKMIRHVDEDVTLLTAARADLDWTLPLLTAAGHHLDLISIHGYWDVLNLVDEPSDYLSAVGRSLGPQADIQRARDIIGAAGLGERVGRGLGIAFDEWNLRGWHHPDGNAPELIAARDRNDRNETYTMADALFSAGFLNACLRNADVVRMANIAPSVNARGPLFVHPDGVVRRTTFHVLAMYATLLGERVLASTGTGADLEGGTVPVVDHLATLHDDGRVSVALTNRHPSDAVACTLALGGHAPTGTFDATVLAGPGPDAYNDVANPSCVVPERTRVEVRDGVVHLPAHSLTALDLPLPFPHAAGEVTAPEPDRLPWRLAGRTWARRDVTPT, from the coding sequence ATGACCGACCCGGGCACCGCTGCGGCCACGGCCGCCACCGTCGACGTCGGCCTCGCCGGCCCGGGCGAGGCGTACTCGCGCGACGTCTTCGGCCACTTCGTCGAGCACTTCCACCGCCAGGTCTACGGCGGGATCTTCGAGCCGGACTCTCCGCTGAGCGACGCGCGCGGGTTCCGGCTGGACGTGGTCGAGGCGCTGCGCGAGCTGCGCCCGTCGGTGGTGCGGTGGCCGGGCGGGTGCTTCGTGTCGAGCTACCACTGGCTCGACGGGGTCGGCCCCGCCCGGCGTCCCGCGTACGACCTCGCCTGGCGCGTCACCGACCCGAACACGTTCGGCACGGCGGAGTTCGTCGACTGGTGCCGCGCGATCGGCGCCGAGCCGTACATCTGCACCAACGCCGGCACCGGCACGGCGGAGGAGATGAGCGACTGGGTCCAGTACTGCAACCTCCCGGCCGGCCGGGGCCACTGGGCGGACCTGCGCGCCGAGCACGGCTCGGTCGAGCCCTTCGACGTGCGCTTCTGGAGCATCGGCAACGAGAACTACGGCGACTGGGAGATGGGCGCCAAGACCGCCTCGGAATGGGCGAGCCTGGTGCGCGAGTCGGCCAAGATGATCCGCCACGTCGACGAGGACGTCACGCTGCTGACGGCCGCGCGGGCCGACCTCGACTGGACGCTGCCGCTGCTCACCGCCGCCGGCCACCACCTCGACCTGATCTCGATCCACGGCTACTGGGACGTGCTCAACCTCGTCGACGAGCCCTCGGACTACCTGTCCGCCGTCGGCCGCTCGCTCGGTCCGCAGGCCGACATCCAGCGCGCCCGCGACATCATCGGGGCCGCCGGGCTCGGCGAGCGGGTCGGCCGAGGGCTGGGCATCGCCTTCGACGAGTGGAACCTGCGCGGCTGGCACCACCCGGACGGCAACGCCCCCGAGCTGATCGCGGCCCGCGACCGGAACGACCGCAACGAGACCTACACGATGGCCGACGCGCTGTTCAGCGCCGGCTTCCTCAACGCGTGCCTGCGCAACGCCGACGTCGTGCGGATGGCCAACATCGCCCCCAGCGTCAACGCCCGCGGGCCGCTCTTCGTGCACCCCGACGGCGTCGTGCGGCGCACGACGTTCCACGTCCTGGCCATGTACGCCACCCTGCTCGGCGAGCGCGTCCTGGCGAGCACCGGGACGGGGGCGGACCTGGAGGGCGGCACGGTCCCGGTGGTCGACCACCTGGCCACGCTCCACGACGACGGCCGGGTCAGCGTCGCGCTGACCAACCGGCACCCCTCCGACGCCGTGGCCTGCACGCTCGCGCTCGGCGGGCACGCGCCGACGGGGACGTTCGACGCGACGGTGCTCGCCGGACCGGGGCCGGACGCGTACAACGACGTGGCGAACCCCTCGTGCGTGGTCCCGGAACGGACCCGGGTCGAGGTCCGGGACGGCGTCGTGCACCTGCCCGCGCACTCGCTGACGGCGCTCGACCTCCCGCTGCCGTTCCCCCACGCGGCCGGCGAGGTCACGGCGCCCGAGCCCGACCGGCTCCCCTGGCGGCTCGCCGGTCGCACCTGGGCGCGGCGCGACGTCACTCCCACCTGA
- a CDS encoding ArsR/SmtB family transcription factor has protein sequence MTSTSTSTDALARFGHALSDPTRTRVLLALRDAPAYPGDLAESFGVSRQAMSNHLTCLRGCGLVVAVPEGRRTRYELSDARLGHALGDLLDLVLVVDPACCGGEDGVTS, from the coding sequence CTGACCTCGACGTCGACCTCGACCGACGCGCTGGCCCGCTTCGGGCACGCGCTGTCGGACCCCACGCGCACCCGCGTGCTGCTCGCGCTCCGCGACGCCCCCGCCTACCCGGGCGACCTCGCGGAGTCCTTCGGCGTGAGCCGGCAGGCGATGTCGAACCACCTCACCTGCCTGCGCGGCTGCGGCCTGGTCGTCGCCGTCCCCGAGGGCCGCCGCACGCGCTACGAGCTGAGCGACGCGCGTCTCGGCCACGCCCTCGGCGACCTGCTGGACCTCGTGCTGGTCGTCGACCCGGCCTGCTGCGGCGGCGAGGACGGGGTGACGTCGTGA
- a CDS encoding ABC transporter substrate-binding protein: MRKSLLATASGIALALTLSACATSANNSGGGGDAPGRAQETGTSPKLTDCTNKMKNDAPQVSVWGWYPNMATVVDNFNAAHTDVQICWNNVGQGQDEYTKVQTAISAKKGLPDVVMLEADHLSSYSIQDALVDLVPYGANDVKPNFSEGAWKDVSSGDKVFAIPVDGGPMGLIYRTDVFKKYGITPPKTWAEFAESAAKVKAAGGPFFGDLGSNVPAAFMALQIQKGAVPFGYDPANPQALTIKLNDQASKDVLNYWADLASKGLVGKQDQFTTDYISGVVSGKYATYTSAAWAPGYLTGAGVGKGKSEGVWAVAPLPQWDEANPVSVNWGGSAFAVTTQATNKTLAATVAKGIYADQASLEDGWKNQVIFPLSKTVLDSTEFKENKTDFFSGQQANKEVYLPAEDAYKGVVYAPITTYYYAQFQAQLAKINAGKATGDQAADDLQAEIVKYAESQGFKVTQ, encoded by the coding sequence ATGCGGAAGTCTCTGCTCGCCACGGCCTCGGGCATCGCCCTGGCCCTGACGCTCTCGGCCTGCGCCACCAGCGCGAACAACTCCGGCGGCGGCGGCGATGCGCCGGGCCGAGCCCAGGAGACGGGCACGAGCCCGAAGCTCACCGACTGCACCAACAAGATGAAGAACGACGCGCCCCAGGTGTCGGTGTGGGGCTGGTACCCGAACATGGCGACGGTCGTCGACAACTTCAACGCGGCCCACACCGACGTGCAGATCTGCTGGAACAACGTCGGCCAGGGCCAGGACGAGTACACCAAGGTCCAGACCGCCATCTCGGCCAAGAAGGGCCTGCCCGACGTCGTCATGCTCGAGGCCGACCACCTGTCGAGCTACTCGATCCAGGACGCGCTCGTCGACCTCGTGCCGTACGGCGCGAACGACGTCAAGCCCAACTTCTCCGAGGGCGCGTGGAAGGACGTCTCCTCCGGCGACAAGGTCTTCGCGATCCCGGTCGACGGCGGCCCGATGGGCCTGATCTACCGCACCGACGTGTTCAAGAAGTACGGCATCACCCCGCCGAAGACCTGGGCCGAGTTCGCCGAGAGCGCGGCCAAGGTCAAGGCGGCCGGGGGCCCCTTCTTCGGCGACCTCGGCTCGAACGTCCCCGCGGCCTTCATGGCCCTGCAGATCCAGAAGGGCGCGGTGCCGTTCGGCTACGACCCGGCCAACCCGCAGGCGCTGACGATCAAGCTCAACGACCAGGCCTCGAAGGACGTGCTGAACTACTGGGCCGACCTCGCCAGCAAGGGCCTCGTCGGCAAGCAGGACCAGTTCACCACCGACTACATCTCCGGCGTGGTCAGCGGCAAGTACGCGACCTACACCTCCGCCGCCTGGGCACCGGGCTACCTGACCGGCGCCGGCGTCGGCAAGGGCAAGTCCGAGGGCGTGTGGGCCGTCGCCCCGCTGCCGCAGTGGGACGAGGCGAACCCCGTCAGCGTGAACTGGGGCGGCTCGGCCTTCGCGGTCACCACGCAGGCCACGAACAAGACGCTCGCGGCCACGGTGGCCAAGGGTATCTACGCCGACCAGGCCTCGCTCGAGGACGGCTGGAAGAACCAGGTGATCTTCCCGCTGAGCAAGACCGTCCTCGACTCGACCGAGTTCAAGGAGAACAAGACCGACTTCTTCAGCGGCCAGCAGGCCAACAAGGAGGTCTACCTCCCGGCCGAGGACGCGTACAAGGGCGTCGTCTACGCGCCGATCACGACCTACTACTACGCGCAGTTCCAGGCGCAGCTGGCCAAGATCAACGCCGGCAAGGCCACCGGCGACCAGGCCGCCGACGACCTGCAGGCGGAGATCGTCAAGTACGCCGAGAGCCAGGGCTTCAAGGTCACGCAGTAG
- a CDS encoding carbohydrate ABC transporter permease — translation MAQVTAADVPAPASTTRSQPVRRRSLNERKRSRTGLLFVLPFAVVFLAFLVAPLLYAFYLSLYSKGLATGVVFAGLKNYQTAFTDPSFLKGVWFVVRFALVLIPVQMFVSLALALVLDSLTTRFARFARLMIFLPYAIPAVIGALMWGFLYSPTFGPMQQIANVFGAQAPFLLDPDHVFGGLMNVVTWQWAGYYMIIIFAALRGIDSSIYEAARIDGASSWQIAFRVKVPMISSALLLILVFALIGTLQFFTEPQALRLISNGTITPDFTPNIYAFSQAFAYANFNYASAISFSLGIVVFIAVYIFLFATRKRGSIA, via the coding sequence ATGGCCCAGGTCACCGCCGCCGACGTGCCCGCGCCGGCCAGCACCACCCGCTCGCAGCCGGTCCGACGACGCAGCCTCAACGAGCGCAAGCGCTCTCGCACCGGGCTGCTGTTCGTCCTCCCGTTCGCCGTCGTCTTCCTGGCGTTCCTCGTGGCGCCGCTGCTCTACGCCTTCTACCTCAGCCTCTACAGCAAGGGCCTCGCAACCGGCGTCGTCTTCGCCGGGCTGAAGAACTACCAGACCGCCTTCACCGACCCGTCCTTCCTCAAGGGCGTCTGGTTCGTCGTGCGCTTCGCGCTGGTGCTCATCCCGGTGCAGATGTTCGTCTCGCTCGCCCTGGCGCTCGTGCTGGACAGCCTGACGACGCGCTTCGCCCGCTTCGCCCGGCTGATGATCTTCCTGCCGTACGCGATCCCCGCGGTGATCGGCGCCCTGATGTGGGGCTTCCTCTACAGCCCCACGTTCGGACCGATGCAGCAGATCGCGAACGTGTTCGGCGCCCAGGCGCCGTTCCTGCTCGACCCCGACCACGTCTTCGGCGGGCTGATGAACGTCGTCACCTGGCAGTGGGCCGGCTACTACATGATCATCATCTTCGCGGCGCTGCGCGGCATCGACTCCTCGATCTACGAGGCGGCCCGCATCGACGGGGCGAGCTCGTGGCAGATCGCCTTCCGGGTCAAGGTCCCGATGATCTCCTCGGCGCTGCTGCTGATCCTGGTGTTCGCTCTGATCGGCACCCTGCAGTTCTTCACCGAGCCGCAGGCGCTGCGGCTGATCTCCAACGGCACGATCACGCCGGACTTCACGCCGAACATCTACGCCTTCAGCCAGGCCTTCGCCTACGCGAACTTCAACTACGCCTCGGCGATCAGCTTCTCCCTCGGCATCGTCGTCTTCATCGCCGTCTACATCTTCCTGTTCGCCACTCGCAAGCGCGGGAGCATCGCATGA
- a CDS encoding LacI family DNA-binding transcriptional regulator — protein sequence MTPTIHDVARLAEVSIKTVSNVMNDYPHIRPATRQRVLDAIATLDYKPNLSARGLRSGKTGLLSLIIPDLRNPYFAELADVVVRSAEARGLSVMISQSNGDRDRELSLLLGPRMQMVDGVLFSALALSAADSDLLGKIRTPMVLLGERILDGPKDHVTMRNVEGSQAATEHLVSIGRRRLVAFGSDPAQGLGSAALRLEGYRRALAGAGIEEDPDLVVDVVGWYRRNGADSMRRFLERGTDFDGVVAFNDQIALGALRVMQEAGLRIPDDVAIIGFDDVDETAYTLPSLSTIDPGREEIAEVALRYLVGRIDGSDADVAPRDHLTTFRLQQRESTAVV from the coding sequence ATGACCCCGACGATCCACGACGTCGCCCGCCTCGCCGAGGTGTCGATCAAGACGGTCTCCAACGTCATGAACGACTACCCGCACATCCGCCCGGCCACCCGCCAGCGCGTCCTCGACGCGATCGCGACGCTGGACTACAAGCCGAACCTCAGCGCCCGCGGCCTGCGCTCGGGCAAGACCGGCCTGCTCAGCCTGATCATCCCGGACCTGCGCAACCCGTACTTCGCCGAGCTGGCCGACGTCGTCGTCCGCTCCGCCGAGGCGCGCGGGCTGTCGGTGATGATCTCGCAGTCCAACGGCGACCGGGACCGCGAGCTGAGCCTGCTGCTCGGCCCACGGATGCAGATGGTCGACGGCGTGCTGTTCAGCGCGCTGGCCCTGAGCGCGGCGGACTCCGACCTGCTCGGAAAGATCAGGACGCCGATGGTGCTGCTCGGCGAGCGGATCCTCGACGGGCCCAAGGACCACGTCACGATGCGCAACGTCGAGGGCTCGCAGGCCGCGACGGAGCACCTGGTCAGCATCGGGCGGCGCCGCCTCGTGGCCTTCGGCTCCGACCCGGCGCAGGGCCTCGGGTCGGCGGCGCTGCGGCTCGAGGGCTACCGCCGGGCCCTGGCCGGCGCCGGCATCGAGGAGGACCCCGACCTCGTGGTCGACGTGGTCGGCTGGTACCGCCGCAACGGCGCCGACAGCATGCGGCGCTTCCTCGAGCGCGGCACCGACTTCGACGGCGTCGTGGCCTTCAACGACCAGATCGCCCTCGGCGCGCTGCGCGTGATGCAGGAGGCCGGTCTGCGCATCCCCGACGACGTGGCGATCATCGGCTTCGACGACGTCGACGAGACCGCGTACACGCTGCCGTCGCTGTCGACCATCGACCCCGGGCGCGAGGAGATCGCCGAGGTCGCGCTGCGCTACCTCGTGGGGCGCATCGACGGCTCCGACGCCGACGTCGCCCCGCGCGACCACCTGACGACCTTCCGCTTGCAGCAACGCGAGTCGACCGCCGTCGTCTGA
- a CDS encoding aldo/keto reductase gives MRSTLAFGRTGHESTRVIFGAAALSEVTQDEADETLALVRRHGINHLDTAASYGESELRLAPFLAEHRDEVFLATKTGERTREAAWAEINRSLERLGVDHVDLLQLHNLVDEAEWQQAYAPDGVLEAAVRARDEGLVRNVGVTGHGVTVARQHLRSLERFDFASVLLPYNYAMAQNRAYLDDFEALAALCDERGVAMQTIKAITKAPWIEGAERHAATWYEPLTDAGAIETAVAWVLGRPGVFLNTVGDIHVLPTVLDAVERLEAEGLRRPDEDAMGELSRAWGLEPLFV, from the coding sequence ATGAGGTCAACCCTGGCGTTCGGCCGCACCGGCCACGAGAGCACGCGCGTGATCTTCGGCGCGGCCGCGCTGTCGGAGGTGACGCAGGACGAGGCCGACGAGACCCTCGCCCTCGTACGCCGCCACGGCATCAACCACCTCGACACCGCCGCCAGCTACGGCGAGTCCGAGCTCCGGCTCGCGCCGTTCCTGGCCGAGCACCGCGACGAGGTGTTCCTCGCCACCAAGACCGGCGAGCGCACCCGCGAGGCGGCCTGGGCGGAGATCAACCGCTCGCTCGAGCGGCTGGGGGTCGACCACGTCGACCTGCTCCAGCTCCACAACCTCGTCGACGAGGCCGAGTGGCAGCAGGCGTACGCCCCGGACGGCGTGCTCGAGGCGGCCGTCCGCGCCCGTGACGAGGGCCTCGTGCGCAACGTCGGCGTGACGGGCCACGGCGTGACCGTCGCCCGCCAGCACCTGCGCTCGCTCGAGCGCTTCGACTTCGCCTCGGTGCTCCTGCCGTACAACTACGCGATGGCCCAGAACCGCGCCTACCTGGACGACTTCGAGGCGCTCGCGGCGCTGTGCGACGAGCGCGGCGTCGCGATGCAGACGATCAAGGCGATCACCAAGGCGCCGTGGATCGAGGGCGCCGAGCGGCACGCTGCCACCTGGTACGAGCCGCTGACCGACGCCGGCGCGATCGAGACGGCCGTCGCGTGGGTCCTCGGCCGGCCCGGGGTGTTCCTCAACACCGTCGGCGACATCCACGTGCTGCCGACTGTGCTGGACGCGGTCGAGCGCCTCGAGGCCGAGGGCCTGCGGCGCCCCGACGAGGACGCCATGGGCGAGCTCTCCCGCGCCTGGGGCCTGGAGCCGCTCTTCGTCTAG
- the arfA gene encoding arabinosylfuranosidase ArfA — protein sequence MPSADLTLDPHFTVGAVNRRLFGSFVEHLGRCVYDGIYEPGHPSADPEGFRTDVMELVRELGVSAIRYPGGNFVSGFRWEDSVGPREERPSRLDLAWHSTESNEVGLDEFAGWLEKVGSELMYAVNLGTRGVLEAVDVLEYANIRSGTTLSDARIKNGRVDPHRIRMWCLGNEMDGPWQLGHRNAEDYGKLASQTAKAMRQLDGDLELVVCGSSNASMPTFGSWEHTVLRHTYDDVDYISCHAYYEERDGDAGSFLAVATNMDHFIESVVATADTVRAELGRSKRINISFDEWNVWYNTRFHAEEQITDIERWPTAPRLLEDSYSVIDAVVVGNLLISLLKHADRVTSASLAQLVNVIAPIMTEPGGPAWRQTTFFPFAITSRLAVGDALEVRLTGDTYTTALYGEVPLVDAVATHDPATGRSAVFLVNRSLTEATTVTVDVARLGAVAVLETHTLTDDDIYAANTLADRERVGVGPNESAAVADGHLTVSLPPVSWTAVSLG from the coding sequence ATGCCCTCAGCCGACCTGACGCTCGACCCGCACTTCACCGTCGGGGCCGTGAACCGGCGCCTCTTCGGCTCCTTCGTCGAGCACCTGGGCCGCTGCGTCTACGACGGGATCTACGAGCCCGGCCACCCCAGCGCCGACCCCGAGGGCTTCCGCACCGACGTGATGGAGCTCGTCCGCGAGCTCGGCGTCTCGGCCATCCGCTACCCCGGCGGCAACTTCGTCTCCGGCTTCCGCTGGGAGGACTCGGTCGGCCCGCGCGAGGAGCGCCCTTCGCGCCTCGACCTGGCCTGGCACTCGACCGAGAGCAACGAGGTCGGCCTCGACGAGTTCGCCGGCTGGCTGGAGAAGGTGGGCAGCGAGCTGATGTACGCGGTCAACCTCGGCACCCGCGGCGTGCTCGAGGCCGTGGACGTCCTCGAGTACGCGAACATCCGCTCGGGCACGACGCTGTCGGACGCCCGCATCAAGAACGGCCGGGTCGACCCGCACCGCATCAGGATGTGGTGCCTGGGCAACGAGATGGACGGGCCGTGGCAGCTCGGCCACCGCAACGCCGAGGACTACGGCAAGCTCGCCTCGCAGACGGCCAAGGCGATGCGCCAGCTCGACGGCGACCTCGAGCTCGTGGTCTGCGGCAGCTCGAACGCGTCCATGCCCACCTTCGGGTCGTGGGAGCACACGGTCCTGCGGCACACGTACGACGACGTCGACTACATCTCCTGCCACGCCTACTACGAGGAGCGCGACGGCGATGCCGGGAGCTTCCTCGCCGTGGCGACGAACATGGACCACTTCATCGAGTCGGTGGTGGCCACCGCCGACACGGTGCGCGCCGAGCTGGGCCGCAGCAAGCGGATCAACATCTCCTTCGACGAGTGGAACGTCTGGTACAACACCCGCTTCCACGCCGAGGAGCAGATCACCGACATCGAGCGCTGGCCGACCGCGCCGCGGCTGCTCGAGGACTCCTACTCCGTCATCGACGCGGTGGTCGTCGGCAACCTGCTGATCTCGCTGCTCAAGCACGCCGACCGCGTCACCTCGGCCTCGCTGGCCCAGCTGGTCAACGTGATCGCGCCGATCATGACCGAGCCCGGCGGCCCGGCCTGGCGCCAGACGACGTTCTTCCCGTTCGCGATCACCTCCCGGCTCGCGGTCGGCGACGCGCTCGAGGTGCGCCTGACCGGCGACACGTACACGACGGCCCTCTACGGCGAGGTGCCCCTCGTCGACGCCGTCGCCACGCACGACCCGGCCACCGGGCGCTCGGCGGTCTTCCTGGTCAACCGGTCGCTCACCGAGGCGACGACGGTCACCGTCGACGTCGCCCGCCTCGGCGCGGTCGCCGTGCTCGAGACCCACACCCTGACCGACGACGACATCTACGCCGCCAACACCCTGGCCGACCGCGAGCGCGTCGGCGTCGGCCCGAACGAGAGCGCCGCCGTGGCCGACGGCCACCTCACCGTGTCGCTGCCGCCGGTGTCGTGGACGGCCGTGTCGCTCGGATGA
- a CDS encoding carbohydrate ABC transporter permease — translation MTTTAPTAVRARSDVSARPGRASSVRGPKQRTLLPHVFLAILVVYFLVPLWWLFVASTKDAQGLFGGTHGALWFDQKFNLWANLKELTTYNDGIYLRWIGNSLLYAVTGGLGATVLAVLAGYGFAKFRFAGRRVMLALLLGSVMVPLTALVIPTFVLFSNLNLTDSIWAVILPSLLNPFGVYLMQVYTADAVPDELLDAARVDGAGEVKTFLRVAFPLLRPAVVTVLLLSIVGTWNNYFLPLAMLANTKLFPITVGLGLWQGQASANNGGGTSLWGLIITGSLVSVIPLVIAFLSLQKYWQGGLSIGALK, via the coding sequence ATGACCACCACCGCACCGACCGCCGTCCGTGCCAGGAGCGACGTCTCCGCGCGGCCCGGCCGCGCCTCCTCCGTCCGCGGCCCCAAGCAGCGCACGCTGCTGCCGCACGTCTTCCTGGCGATCCTCGTCGTCTACTTCCTCGTACCGCTGTGGTGGCTGTTCGTGGCCAGCACCAAGGACGCCCAGGGCCTGTTCGGCGGCACGCACGGCGCGCTGTGGTTCGACCAGAAGTTCAACCTCTGGGCCAACCTCAAGGAGCTGACGACCTACAACGACGGGATCTACCTGCGCTGGATCGGCAACTCGCTGCTGTACGCGGTGACCGGCGGGCTCGGTGCGACCGTGCTCGCGGTGCTGGCCGGCTACGGCTTCGCCAAGTTCCGCTTCGCCGGGCGCCGGGTGATGCTCGCGCTGCTGCTCGGCTCGGTCATGGTGCCGCTGACCGCGCTGGTCATCCCGACCTTCGTGCTGTTCAGCAACCTCAACCTGACCGACAGCATCTGGGCGGTCATCCTGCCCTCGCTGCTCAACCCGTTCGGGGTCTACCTGATGCAGGTCTACACCGCCGACGCCGTGCCCGACGAGCTCCTCGACGCCGCCCGCGTCGACGGCGCCGGCGAGGTCAAGACGTTCCTGCGGGTGGCCTTCCCGCTGCTGCGCCCGGCCGTCGTGACCGTGCTGCTGCTCTCGATCGTCGGCACCTGGAACAACTACTTCCTGCCGCTGGCGATGCTGGCCAACACCAAGCTCTTCCCGATCACCGTGGGCCTGGGCCTGTGGCAGGGCCAGGCCTCGGCCAACAACGGCGGCGGCACGTCGCTGTGGGGCCTGATCATCACCGGCTCGCTGGTGTCGGTGATCCCGCTCGTGATCGCCTTCCTGTCCCTGCAGAAGTACTGGCAGGGCGGGCTCTCCATCGGCGCCCTCAAGTAG
- a CDS encoding cation transporter, with product MTTLQLGPSPARRAVLARRIRWFVAATITYNVVEAVVALAAGRAASSSALVGFGLDSVVEVASAAAVAWQFAGTDHEARERRALRVIALSFFGLAVFVTVDSLRSLLGAGTAEHSGVGLVLASVSLLVMPLLSYGQRRAGRALGSRSAVADSRQTLLCTYLSAVLLVGLALNSLLGWSWADPVAGLVIAGVAVREGLQAWRGDGCCSPAAALHDDGAAHGCGPTCSASCCAGG from the coding sequence GTGACCACGCTCCAGCTCGGTCCGTCCCCGGCCCGCCGGGCGGTCCTCGCCCGCCGGATCCGCTGGTTCGTCGCGGCCACCATCACCTACAACGTCGTCGAGGCCGTCGTCGCGCTGGCGGCCGGGCGTGCCGCGTCCTCCAGCGCGCTGGTCGGCTTCGGGCTCGACTCGGTCGTCGAGGTCGCCTCCGCCGCCGCCGTGGCCTGGCAGTTCGCCGGCACCGACCACGAGGCGCGGGAGCGCAGGGCGCTGCGCGTCATCGCCCTGTCCTTCTTCGGACTCGCGGTCTTCGTCACGGTCGACTCGCTGCGCTCCCTGCTCGGGGCCGGCACCGCCGAGCACTCGGGCGTCGGGCTCGTCCTCGCCTCCGTCAGCCTCCTGGTGATGCCGCTGCTGTCGTACGGCCAGCGCCGGGCCGGCCGGGCGCTCGGCTCCCGCTCGGCCGTGGCCGACTCCCGCCAGACCCTGCTGTGCACCTACCTGTCCGCCGTCCTGCTGGTCGGGCTCGCGCTCAACTCGCTCCTCGGCTGGTCCTGGGCGGACCCGGTCGCCGGCCTGGTCATCGCCGGCGTCGCCGTCCGCGAGGGGCTCCAGGCCTGGCGGGGCGACGGCTGCTGCAGCCCCGCCGCCGCGCTGCACGACGACGGGGCGGCGCACGGCTGCGGTCCGACCTGCTCCGCGAGCTGCTGCGCCGGAGGCTGA
- a CDS encoding SMP-30/gluconolactonase/LRE family protein produces the protein MRAQQVTGPEVFHGEGPVWHPGWGGLRFVDMLAGDVMTLRADGGLDRKHVGSVAAVVRPRVDGGAVIGVERGFALEAPDGTVTALPELWSTTDVRMNEGGCDPDGRFYCGSMAYDQTEGAAKLYRLDPDGSTSVVLEGVTVSNGLEWSPDGTLAYYDDTPTGEIAVFDHDHERGLTNRRTFAALPDGGRPDGLTVDAEGGVWAAAYGSGLVYGFSPDGRLVQRVEVGAANTTACTFGGESLDRLFITTSRENADLDADPQAGSLFVADVGVRGRPVRPFAG, from the coding sequence ATGCGCGCGCAGCAGGTGACCGGTCCCGAGGTGTTCCACGGCGAGGGGCCGGTGTGGCACCCGGGCTGGGGCGGGCTGCGGTTCGTCGACATGCTCGCCGGCGACGTGATGACGCTGCGGGCCGACGGCGGGCTCGACCGGAAGCACGTCGGGTCGGTCGCGGCGGTCGTCCGCCCGCGGGTCGACGGCGGTGCGGTCATCGGCGTGGAGCGCGGCTTCGCGCTCGAGGCCCCCGACGGAACCGTCACCGCGCTGCCCGAGCTGTGGAGCACCACCGACGTCCGGATGAACGAGGGCGGGTGCGACCCCGACGGCCGCTTCTACTGCGGGTCGATGGCCTACGACCAGACCGAGGGCGCCGCGAAGCTCTACCGGCTCGACCCCGACGGTTCGACGAGCGTGGTCCTCGAGGGCGTCACCGTCTCGAACGGCCTCGAGTGGAGCCCGGACGGCACGCTCGCCTACTACGACGACACCCCCACCGGGGAGATCGCCGTCTTCGACCACGACCACGAGCGCGGCCTCACGAACCGCCGAACCTTCGCCGCCCTGCCCGACGGCGGCCGGCCCGACGGGCTCACCGTCGACGCCGAGGGCGGGGTGTGGGCGGCGGCGTACGGTTCCGGGCTCGTCTACGGCTTCAGCCCCGACGGCCGCCTCGTCCAGCGCGTGGAGGTCGGGGCGGCGAACACCACCGCCTGCACCTTCGGGGGCGAGAGCCTCGACCGGCTGTTCATCACCACGTCGAGGGAGAACGCCGACCTCGACGCCGACCCGCAGGCCGGGTCGCTGTTCGTGGCCGACGTCGGCGTGCGCGGCCGGCCGGTGCGCCCCTTCGCCGGCTGA